The genomic stretch GAATCAAGCAGTATACGCTGGAGAACACCGACGGCAACGTGTGGGGCACGGAAACCGAAGACCTGCTCGTTTCGGACGATCCCAATTTCCGTCCCGCCGACTTCAAGTTTGGCGACGACGGCGCGCTCTACGTCGCCGACTGGGCCAATGCTCTCATCGGCCACATGCAGCACAACATTCGCGACCCCAGTCGCGACCGCGATCATGGCCGCGTCTACCGCGTGACCTACAAGGGACGTCCGCTGCAGGATTCCGTGAAGGTCGACGGGGAGCCCATCCCAGCGTTGCTCGACGTGTTGAAGCACCCGACCAATGGCGTGCGTCTTCGTGCGCGCATCGAGCTGAGCGAACGCAACCGCGACGAGGTGATTGCCGCGGCCACCGAGTGGGCGAAGCAGTTTGACCCGATGAAAGCGGAGGATGCGCACCACCTGCTGGAAGTGCTCTGGCTGCACCAGCAGTTTAACGTGCTTAACGAAGGGCTGCTGTCCCTGCTGCTCAATTCTCCCGAGGCCCACGCCCGCCGCGCTGCGGAGCGGGTGAAGTATATCTGGGAAATCGAGGGCAAGTTTGGCGCGGGGGCCATGGCCTCCATGGACCACAGCGCCCACGCGGCCCACGGTGGCGCGGCGGACTACCTCAAGCAGGAAATGTCTCCGCCGCCCTTCATGGACGGCGACACGCTGGTGGTGAAGATCCAGACCGTCAAGGAAAAGATGAAATACGACCGGACCCAGTTCGCGGTGGAGCCGGGCATGAAGGTGCGGATTGAATTCAGCAATCCGGACGCCATGGACCACAACCTCATGGTGCTCCAGCCCGACTCCGCCGAGGAAGTCGCCACGGCGGCCATGTTGCTCGGCGCCGATGGCGTCAAGAAAAGCTGGACGCCCGACAGCCCCAAAATCATTGCCCATTCAAAGACGCTGTCCGTCGGTCAGGCGGAGAATATCGAGTTCACCGCGCCCGACGCGGTCGGGCTCTACGACTACATCTGCACCTATCCCGGCCACTGGCAGTTGATGCGGGGCATGATGCATGTCGTGAATGATCGTGAGGCCTGGAACGCGGCCAATCCCGATCCGGCCCTGGCCGAAGTGAAGGAATGGAAACCCGAGGATTTCTCCGCCGACCTGGACAAGCTGGCCAGCCGTTCCGCGGCGCGGGGCGAAGAAATCTTCAAGGCGGCCGCCTGTGTGGCCTGCCACAAGGCCGGGGGAGAGGGCGCCGCGATCGGTCCCGATCTCGCCGGCGTCGCCGAGCGCCTCGACCCCGCCGCCATGGCGATAGAAATGCTCGACCCCTCCCGGGTCATCAAGGACGAGTACAAGCCCTGGAACATCGAGCTGAACGACCTCACCAGCACCTACGGCCTGGTGGTGGAGCAGACCGACGAGTTCATTCGCGTGGTGGAGAATCCCCTGGTCACTACGGAGGCCCGGAAGATCCCCCGCAGCGAAATCAGCGATATGTCGGCTTCCACCGTTTCCACCATGCCGACGGGACTGCTGGGCGCCTTCTCCAAGGACGACATCCTCGATCTGATGGCCTATTTGCGGGGCGTGAAGGCCCATCACCACTAAGGCGTGGAAACGAGTTCACTAAAGTTGAATTGACTGGACAGCGCGTGGCTGTCTTGAGTCGCAGCGGAAGATGCCGCGCGCGGGTCAGGGCGGCCACGTTTGTTTTGACTGTGCAGGAGCGGGACCAGGGGGACGGACACGCGCCAGGCGACTACGGTCAAGGGCAGATCACGTGAGTTGTTCGGTGGCTTCGCGGCGAGGCGATGCGGCGGCTTGACCTTTGTAACCTCACAGGTTACACTGATCTTATGATTCGGAGCTTCGCGCACAAAGGGCTGGAGCGTTTTTATGCGACGGGCAACACCGCCGGCATACAGGCGAAGCATGCTCTGAAGTTGCGCCTTATCTTAACCAACTTGGACCAGTCGGAGTCACCGGTGGACATGGACCTTCCCGGTCTTCGATTGCACGAACTCAAGGGTAATCGGCGCGGTACGTGGGCTGTTTCGGTAAGCGGAAACTGGCGCATTACCTTTCGCTTTTCGGGTAGCAATGCCGAGATCGTTGACTATGAGGACTACCACTGATGACCATGCACAATCCGGCCCATCCAGGCGAGATATTAAAAGAGCTGATCATGGCGCCGCAGGAACTTACTGTCACGGGTGTCTCCGGCCATCTTGGGATTAGCCGGAAGACCCTCTCCAGAATTCTGAACGGGCGCAGCGCCATAACGCCCGAGATGGCGGTACGCCTTGAACTGGTATTCAGGAAGCCCAGTGCGGATCATTGGTTGCGGCTTCAAAATGCTCATGATCTGTGGCAGACCCGCCAGCATTTGGCCGAGTTGCGCGTGGAGCCCTATACGGCGACATTCACCTGATCGACGGTACAGCAGCGAGAACTTTCGCAACGTGTCGCCGGTCCTGATTTTGAATGCCCGCAACCGATAAATACCTGGAAAGTTGCCTGTCATGCTTCGTAATGTTCCAGCCTTCTTCACTTCGCTCTTCTTCGCGCTGATGTTGCTCCCCTCCGCCTACGCCGCGCACCTGTCCCCGCGTAACACGGAAGTGCCTTTCCCGTACCTCGCGGGGGCCACGCGGAGCTGGCCCATCCTGCAGGAAAACTTCCCTGTCGGCGCACGGATGACCTTTGTGGCGAGGCGCGATGGCGCGACCCTGGCCCAGGGCAACGTGCTCACGCTGCCGGGCCTTCGCGTTGAGCTGGACCGGGAGCAGCAACTCACCATCGCGGCGGAGGCCACCGCCACCGAGGCCCCTTTCGATTTGGAAGTGTCGCTGAGTCTTCCCGGGGGCGAAGCAGAGGCCCAGACGCTGCGCATTCAGCCCGGGCCGCCGAAGCGCCCTCTCAGCTACTATTCCGACTTCGGCGACGACCTCATCCGCATTTTCAATGCGCCCGACGGCACTTGGCGTCCTGTCACGAAAGACGCCTTTGACCAGTATTTCCGCCGCTGCCAGCTCCAGGGGATCGACCGCCTCATCACCTGGCTCGGTCCCATGCCCTATATCACCGCGCCCTCAAACTACGCGCCCGAGGACTGGGCCCGCTATGAGGCCCAGGCCCGCGCGCTGAATGAGAGCGAAGAATTTAAGGCGCTCGTCACCGAACGCCTCAAGGGCGCCCAGAAAGGCGAGTGGGGGCTCCACATCTCCTGGGACTGGATCCGCCAGTTGAACGCGTTCCGCCTCATGCGTGATTTCGGCCCCATGCTCTCCCGCAGCGCGGAGCAGCACGGCGTCAAGCTCAGCGTCAGCTTTCGCCCCTTCGAACCGGCCCTGACGAAGTATTACGAGTTGCCCACCTTCGACGAGAAAGGCGCCTACCTCTGGGGCTTCCTGCCCATGGCCACGCCGCCCATCAACTACCGAACCAGCGAGACCAGCTTCGGCCACTATCGCACCGTGCTCCAGAAAATGGGCCACGAGGACAGGGGCCGCATCGGCGCCATTGCCATTCCCGGCTGTGAAGGTGCGGCGGCCTTTCTGCAGCGATTCAACGCTACCGGAGACAATCTCCGCATCGTGGCGTCGGACTATCCGCCGCTGCTGGCGGAATCTCTCGTACTCCAGCGCGAGGCGGATGGCCAGTTCGCACTGGTGCAGTTTGCCGGAATCGCCGAACAGGCCGAGGCGCAGCTCCAGCCTGTCACGGGCTTTAGCATCCGCGAAGATCAAGGCACCGTGCGCATCGAGGGCCTGGACGTGCCCTTCCAGTCGCGCTACCTCATCCTGTCCAATCCCGCGAACGCGGAAGAGGCCCTCGACTTTCCCACCCTCTCGCCCGTGACTCTTTTCGCCCGCGCGGGCAACCGCATCGGGCGGGAAAATGTCTATTGGGTGCTGGACGACGACCCGGCGCTGGCCGCGGCCACGCGCGTGCCGGGGATTCCCTCCACGGGCGATCAGGCCACGGAGTTCAACGCCACCGAGACCGGTTATCGCCACCTCTTCCAGCAGGGCCAGCCCCGCACCGCACTGCGCGGCAAACTTCTGGTGATCGATCTCGGCGCGGCCTGGTCCGTGGAGATGCTCGACCTCAACCAGCCCCTCATGCGCGCGAACGCCATCA from Candidatus Hydrogenedentota bacterium encodes the following:
- a CDS encoding type II toxin-antitoxin system RelE/ParE family toxin is translated as MIRSFAHKGLERFYATGNTAGIQAKHALKLRLILTNLDQSESPVDMDLPGLRLHELKGNRRGTWAVSVSGNWRITFRFSGSNAEIVDYEDYH
- a CDS encoding HigA family addiction module antidote protein, coding for MTMHNPAHPGEILKELIMAPQELTVTGVSGHLGISRKTLSRILNGRSAITPEMAVRLELVFRKPSADHWLRLQNAHDLWQTRQHLAELRVEPYTATFT